The window TTTCCACGTCGAGGTCGTTGGTCGGTTCGTCGAGCAGGAGGACGTTGCCACCCTCCTTGAGCATCTTGGCCATGTGGACGCGGTTGCGTTCACCGCCCGACAGCTTGCCGACGTTCTTCTGCTGGTCGGCGCCCTTGAAGTTGAACGCGCCGACATAGGCACGCGTCGACATGTCGTGGCCGTTGACCTTCATGTAGTCGAGGCCGTCAGAGACTTCCTCCCAGACGTTCTTCTTGGGGTCGAGGTGATCGCGGCTCTGGTCCACGAAGCCCAGATGCACGGTCGAACCGATGTCGATCGTACCGCTGTCGGGCTGTTCCTTGCCGGTGAGCATTTTGAACAGCGTGGACTTGCCCGCGCCGTTGGGGCCGATGACGCCGACGATGCCGCCCGGCGGCAGGATGAACGAGAGGTCCTCGAACAGCAGCTTGTCGCCGAACGCCTTCGAGATGTTCTTCACCTCGATGACCTTGCCGCCGAGGCGCTCGGGCACCTGGATGACGATCTGCGCCTTGCCGGGCTTGCGTCCGGCCTGGGCTTCCTGAAGCTGCTCGAACTTGCGGATACGCGCCTTCGACTTGGTCTGGCGGGCGGCAGGCGTCTGGCGCATCCACTCCAGCTCGTCCTTGAGCGCCTTGGCGCGGCCGGATTCCTCGCGGTCTTCCTGCTCCATGCGCTTGGCCTTCTTCTCCAGATAGGTGGAGTAGTTGCCTTCGTAGGGGAAGTACTTCCCGCGATCGAGTTCGAGGATCCAGTCCACCACGTGGTCGAGGAAGTAGCGATCGTGGGTGATCATCAGCACCGCACCCGCGTATTCCTTGAGGTGGTGCTCCAGCCATTCGACGGATTCGGCGTCGAGGTGGTTGGTCGGTTCGTCGAGCAGCAGGATCGAGGGCTTCTGGATCAGCAGGCGGGTAAGGGCGACGCGGCGCTTTTCACCGCCTGACAGCTTGTCGACGGGCCAGTCGCCCGGCGGGCAGCGCAGGGCTTCCATGGCGATTTCGAGCTGGTTGTCGAGCGTCCAGCCGTCGACCGCGTCGATCTTGCCCTGAAGCTCGCCCATTTCCTCCATCAGCGCGTCGAAATCGACGTCTTCCGGCGGATCGCCCATGATGTTGGAGATCTCGTTGAAGCGCTCGACCAGATCGGCGGTCTCGCGCGCGCCGTCCTTGACGTTCTCCAGAACGGTCTTGGTCGGGTCGAGCTCGGGCTCCTGCTCAAGGTAGCCCACGGTGATGTTCTCACCCGGCCAGGCTTCACCGGTGAAGTCGGTGTCGATGCCAGCCATGATCTTGATGAGGGTGGACTTACCGGCGCCGTTCGGGCCGACGATGCCGATCTTGGCACCCTGATAGAACTGCAGGTTGATGTTGCTCAGCACCGGCTTCTGGGCACCGGGGAAGGTCTTGGTCATGTCCTTCATGACGAAGGCGTATTGCGCGGCCATCGGATTCCTCTGGAAATAGGATCTGGATCGGGAATAGTTGGCGCCCGCTCTACAGGGGCGGTGGCGTGTTGCCAAGGGCAGCCCCGGCAGGGGGCGTGCCGCGTGGGGACGACAGGGTTTGGCCTTCGGGGAGATCAGGTGAATACAGTGACGATCAGCATCCGGCAGGACGATCCGCAGGCGCCCCATGTTGCGCAGCTGCTGGCCTACCATCTGGCGCAGGTGCGCGCGGTGATGGAAGAATATGCCTTCGCGCTCGACGCCTCGGAACTGTCGGACCCGGACATCACGTTCTGGTCTGCGTGGATCGAGGGGGAACTCGCAGGGATCTGCGCGCTCAAGATGCTCGATCCGACCCATGCCGAGGTCAAGTCGATGCGCGCGGCGCCGTCGGCCACGGGCAAGGGCGTGGGCCGGGCGATGATGGATCACCTGATCGCCGAGGCGCGGCGGCGTGGGGCTGCACGATTGAGCTTGGAGACCGGCGTCGCCCCGATGCATATGCCCGCCGTTGGCCTCTATCGCAGCGCGGGTTTCGTCTCGTGCGGGCCTTTCGCCGACTACGAGGAGAGCGCGCACAACCAGTTCTTCACGATGGACCTGTCCGCATTACAGACGGTGTGACTTTCGTTGCGTTGAAACGGTTGGCCTTGCGCTGAGGCGGTTGGCAGGTGCGACCGCGCGCGTTACGCCTGTGTTCCATGCGACACACACTTTTCCGCGCGGCCCTGCTGGCCGCTGCCGCCGCCGCCCTCCCGGCTCCATCGGTTTCGGCCCGTCCGGTCGAAGGTACGGGCACGGCCTGGACCATCGTTGAGGGCCTGACGACCGAAATCGGCCCGCGTCCGACCGGCTCTGCGGCCGAGGCCAGGGCGCGCGACTGGGGCAAGGCGAAGCTGGAAGCGCTGGGCTTTCGCAATGTGCGGATCGAGCCGTTCCGCACGCTCGCCTGGCAGCGCGGGCCCGAACATGCGCGGCTGACGGCACCCTATGACCAGCCGCTGGCGATCACGGCGCTGGGCTATTCGGTGCCGACGCCGGCCACGGGCCTGAAGGCGCCGCTGGCCTATTTCCCAACGCTGGCCGCGCTCGAAGCCGCACCGGCAGGGTCGCTCAAGGGCAAGGTTGCCTTTATCGATCATGCCATGCTCGCGGCGCAGGATGGCTCGGGATACGGTCCCTACGGGGACGTTCGCCGCAAGGGGCCGGGCATTGCCTCGCAGAAGGGGGCGGCAGGTGTCGTCATCCGCTCGGCCGGAACCGACGAGCATCGCAATCCGCATACCGGCATCACGATCTTCCCGCAGGGCGTCACGCCGATCCCCTCGGGCGCGGTATCGAACCCGGACGCGGATCTGATCGCGCGCATTGCCGGGCGGGGCAAGCCGATGAGCATCGACATGACGCTGCTGGGCAAGCCCTATCCCGATGCGCCTTCGGGCAACGTGATCGCCGACCTGCCGGGGCGTGATCCCTCGCTGCCGATGATCCTGCTCGCCTGTCATCTCGATTCGTGGGATCTGGGCACCGGCGCAAT of the Novosphingobium sp. 9 genome contains:
- a CDS encoding GNAT family N-acetyltransferase, whose product is MTISIRQDDPQAPHVAQLLAYHLAQVRAVMEEYAFALDASELSDPDITFWSAWIEGELAGICALKMLDPTHAEVKSMRAAPSATGKGVGRAMMDHLIAEARRRGAARLSLETGVAPMHMPAVGLYRSAGFVSCGPFADYEESAHNQFFTMDLSALQTV
- a CDS encoding M28 family peptidase; this translates as MRHTLFRAALLAAAAAALPAPSVSARPVEGTGTAWTIVEGLTTEIGPRPTGSAAEARARDWGKAKLEALGFRNVRIEPFRTLAWQRGPEHARLTAPYDQPLAITALGYSVPTPATGLKAPLAYFPTLAALEAAPAGSLKGKVAFIDHAMLAAQDGSGYGPYGDVRRKGPGIASQKGAAGVVIRSAGTDEHRNPHTGITIFPQGVTPIPSGAVSNPDADLIARIAGRGKPMSIDMTLLGKPYPDAPSGNVIADLPGRDPSLPMILLACHLDSWDLGTGAIDDGAGCAIITAAALAAQKDGQPLRTIRVLWSGNEEMGLTGGGGDAYLKAHGAEPHAVAMESDFGADHVWALKTTFAPQNAPLVKKIEAALWPMGIVPHPGRAGGGEDVGPIIAANRLAVVDLAQDGTRYFDIHHTPDDTLDKIDPAQLQQNVDAWGTVLKVIANEPGPIATVAPAPEGGD
- the ettA gene encoding energy-dependent translational throttle protein EttA is translated as MAAQYAFVMKDMTKTFPGAQKPVLSNINLQFYQGAKIGIVGPNGAGKSTLIKIMAGIDTDFTGEAWPGENITVGYLEQEPELDPTKTVLENVKDGARETADLVERFNEISNIMGDPPEDVDFDALMEEMGELQGKIDAVDGWTLDNQLEIAMEALRCPPGDWPVDKLSGGEKRRVALTRLLIQKPSILLLDEPTNHLDAESVEWLEHHLKEYAGAVLMITHDRYFLDHVVDWILELDRGKYFPYEGNYSTYLEKKAKRMEQEDREESGRAKALKDELEWMRQTPAARQTKSKARIRKFEQLQEAQAGRKPGKAQIVIQVPERLGGKVIEVKNISKAFGDKLLFEDLSFILPPGGIVGVIGPNGAGKSTLFKMLTGKEQPDSGTIDIGSTVHLGFVDQSRDHLDPKKNVWEEVSDGLDYMKVNGHDMSTRAYVGAFNFKGADQQKNVGKLSGGERNRVHMAKMLKEGGNVLLLDEPTNDLDVETLGALEEAIENFAGCAVVISHDRFFLDRLATHILAFEGNSHVEWFEGNFESYEEDKRRRLGDAADRPTALSYKKLTR